A window of Candidatus Thermoplasmatota archaeon contains these coding sequences:
- a CDS encoding helix-turn-helix domain-containing protein, with protein MTQDDSNEDGKSKAETLGPMVKKVGIPYHKREKVIIRQTETICFMRKEGFSVRQIAEYLGVSDITVYRRMRAIPWRDRMSFERLSI; from the coding sequence ATGACGCAAGACGATAGCAATGAAGATGGAAAATCGAAGGCTGAAACACTCGGCCCAATGGTAAAAAAGGTCGGTATTCCCTACCACAAGCGCGAAAAGGTCATCATTAGGCAGACGGAAACCATCTGTTTCATGCGGAAGGAAGGTTTCTCAGTCCGGCAGATAGCGGAATATCTCGGCGTTTCCGATATCACCGTCTATCGGCGTATGCGAGCAATACCGTGGCGCGATAGAATGAGTTTCGAGAGGCTGTCGATCTAG